Proteins encoded together in one Nostoc sp. PCC 7524 window:
- a CDS encoding ribonuclease R family protein, with protein MEFSIATLLANFTDDKLVARKVLEKKLGCEDEDNLEKLHIALEVLEKIGLLVKERGKYRRISEEGVIEAKLRCSSKGFCFAIQDVEGAEDIYIRESHLSNAWNGDRVLVRVLKEGSRRRSPEGEVKLILERANHTLLARIKQVEGGFRAVPLDDRLLFELKLLANGMRLDEALDHLAHVEVLRYPLAQYPPVGRVVQILGSDAEAAADIDLVTCKHDLSRTFSESILEAAAKLPKRLLKADLKNKLDLRNLFTITITEVNNDTKLVENAFSLERTVAGNWQLGFHVADVSHYVQPDEPLDRESIKRGRSVYLGDLVLPMLPDAVAERCSLVPKSDRLALSFLITFSAQSGEVLEWEIQPSVIHVDTALSKQQAEAILQGEARKESPEVIELLHNLLSISKSVKQARLSRGSLQLNLPSTQNPYFDEGILGAVVVNDSPVRSLFTEFVLLANQLMANHLSALGVPAIWRTQGTPDAEDVQEMLKLAINLGVELAIEPDVDIEPLDYQQLTRAFAESPSEQVLTYLLQDTLKPAVYSTTKGNHFGLALSQYIHCTAPLRRYPDLLMQRVYYQLLEHGRDRRTTRVKERVNLRHSSSHEEINWNVLPPELQQELQSDLTRVITQINDREKEVQEAEADLAGLQKAQLMKQRIGQVFQGVITGVQSYGFFVEIEVPATELETKNPGVPLRVEGLVHVSSLKDDWYEYRARQQALFGRKNRASYRLGDRVAVQVKSVDYYRQQIDLVTVGSDGMVKGLSIGGVNGDSADIYLGNDLESDDLEPYADDE; from the coding sequence ATGGAATTTTCAATCGCTACACTCCTTGCCAATTTCACCGATGATAAATTGGTAGCTCGCAAAGTTTTGGAAAAGAAACTGGGTTGCGAGGATGAAGATAATTTAGAAAAACTCCACATTGCCCTGGAAGTGTTGGAGAAAATCGGTCTGTTGGTGAAGGAACGGGGTAAGTATCGCCGCATCTCAGAAGAAGGTGTCATTGAAGCCAAACTACGTTGTTCGAGTAAAGGCTTTTGCTTTGCTATTCAAGATGTGGAAGGGGCAGAGGATATTTATATCCGAGAAAGTCATTTGAGTAATGCTTGGAATGGCGATCGCGTTTTAGTACGAGTTCTGAAAGAAGGTAGTCGTCGCCGTTCTCCCGAAGGGGAAGTCAAGTTGATTTTAGAACGGGCCAATCATACTTTACTGGCACGGATTAAACAGGTAGAAGGGGGTTTCCGGGCTGTTCCCTTAGATGATCGGCTACTGTTTGAACTCAAACTTCTAGCTAACGGGATGAGACTGGATGAAGCCCTCGATCACCTAGCCCATGTAGAAGTCCTACGTTATCCCTTAGCCCAATATCCTCCCGTAGGTCGAGTTGTGCAGATTCTCGGTAGCGATGCCGAAGCCGCAGCTGATATAGATTTAGTTACTTGTAAGCATGACCTGTCCCGGACTTTCTCAGAGTCAATATTAGAAGCAGCTGCCAAGTTACCCAAAAGGTTGCTGAAAGCAGACCTAAAAAACAAGCTAGATTTACGTAATTTATTTACTATTACGATCACAGAAGTAAATAATGATACTAAATTAGTAGAAAATGCCTTCAGTTTAGAAAGAACCGTGGCGGGTAATTGGCAATTAGGTTTTCACGTCGCCGATGTATCTCACTATGTTCAACCAGATGAACCCTTAGACAGAGAAAGCATCAAACGCGGTCGGTCAGTGTATTTGGGAGACTTGGTACTGCCCATGCTGCCAGATGCCGTAGCTGAACGCTGTTCATTAGTGCCGAAAAGCGATCGCCTGGCACTGTCGTTTTTAATTACCTTTTCTGCCCAGTCTGGTGAAGTTTTAGAGTGGGAAATCCAACCCAGTGTGATCCACGTAGATACAGCCCTGAGCAAACAACAAGCAGAAGCAATTCTCCAAGGGGAGGCCAGAAAAGAATCCCCAGAGGTAATTGAACTACTGCACAATTTACTCAGTATCTCCAAGAGCGTGAAACAAGCCCGCCTCTCCCGTGGTAGCTTGCAGTTAAATCTGCCCTCCACTCAAAACCCCTACTTCGATGAAGGGATTTTGGGCGCTGTCGTCGTCAATGATTCGCCAGTGCGATCGCTATTTACAGAATTCGTGCTATTGGCAAATCAGCTCATGGCTAATCATTTGAGTGCATTAGGCGTGCCGGCAATCTGGCGCACTCAAGGCACACCAGATGCTGAAGATGTGCAAGAAATGCTGAAGTTAGCAATTAACTTGGGTGTAGAACTAGCAATAGAACCAGACGTAGACATCGAACCCCTAGATTATCAACAACTAACCAGAGCGTTTGCAGAATCCCCCTCCGAACAAGTGCTGACTTATTTGTTGCAAGATACCCTCAAACCAGCAGTTTACAGCACCACCAAAGGTAATCACTTTGGTTTGGCACTTTCTCAGTATATACACTGTACTGCACCCTTGCGACGGTATCCAGACTTACTGATGCAAAGAGTGTACTATCAGCTACTAGAACACGGACGTGATCGCCGCACCACCCGTGTCAAAGAACGAGTTAACCTGCGCCACTCCTCCAGCCACGAAGAAATTAACTGGAACGTTCTGCCCCCAGAACTACAACAGGAACTGCAAAGCGATTTAACCAGGGTAATTACCCAAATCAATGACAGAGAAAAAGAAGTCCAAGAAGCCGAAGCCGATTTAGCAGGGTTACAAAAAGCCCAATTAATGAAACAGCGCATCGGTCAAGTCTTCCAAGGCGTAATTACTGGCGTACAATCCTACGGTTTCTTTGTAGAAATTGAAGTCCCAGCCACCGAGTTAGAAACCAAAAATCCTGGCGTACCTTTACGGGTGGAAGGACTGGTACACGTCAGTTCCCTTAAAGATGACTGGTATGAGTACCGTGCCAGACAACAGGCACTATTTGGCAGAAAAAATCGTGCTTCCTATAGATTAGGCGATCGCGTCGCTGTCCAAGTAAAAAGCGTTGATTACTATCGCCAGCAAATAGATTTAGTCACCGTAGGTAGTGATGGCATGGTGAAAGGTTTAAGTATCGGCGGTGTCAATGGTGACAGTGCGGATATCTACCTAGGCAACGATCTTGAGTCTGATGATTTAGAACCGTATGCTGATGATGAGTAA
- the clpP gene encoding ATP-dependent Clp endopeptidase proteolytic subunit ClpP, with protein sequence MTIPIVIEQSGRGERAFDIYSRLLRERIIFLGQQVDSNLANLIVAQLLFLDAEDPEKDIYLYINSPGGSVTAGMGIFDTMKQIRPDVCTICTGLAASMGAFLLSAGAKGKRMSLPHSRIMIHQPLGGAQGQATDIEIQAREILYHKKRLNDYLAEHTGQPIERIAEDTERDFFMSPDEAKEYGLIDQVIDRSSAGSRPVAVVS encoded by the coding sequence ATGACTATTCCTATCGTCATTGAACAATCGGGTCGCGGTGAACGCGCTTTTGACATCTACTCACGCCTGTTGCGTGAGCGGATTATCTTTCTGGGTCAACAGGTTGACAGCAATTTGGCTAACTTGATAGTTGCCCAATTACTGTTTTTAGATGCTGAAGACCCAGAAAAAGATATTTATTTGTATATAAATTCTCCTGGTGGTTCTGTGACTGCTGGCATGGGTATTTTTGATACGATGAAACAGATTCGCCCTGATGTTTGTACCATCTGTACAGGATTGGCGGCAAGTATGGGAGCGTTTCTCCTAAGTGCTGGTGCTAAAGGCAAGCGGATGAGTTTACCCCATTCGCGGATTATGATTCACCAACCTCTAGGGGGCGCTCAAGGTCAAGCAACTGATATCGAAATTCAGGCGCGAGAAATTTTATACCATAAGAAACGGTTAAATGATTATTTGGCTGAACACACTGGTCAGCCAATTGAGCGCATTGCAGAAGATACGGAACGAGACTTTTTCATGTCGCCAGACGAAGCTAAGGAATATGGCTTGATTGACCAAGTGATTGACAGAAGCTCTGCTGGTAGTCGTCCGGTGGCTGTTGTGAGTTAG
- the argB gene encoding acetylglutamate kinase has protein sequence MMVNDSEYIRQTEATRVRVLSEALPYIQQFAGRTVVVKYGGAAMKDSTLKDQVIRDIVFLSCVGLRPILVHGGGPEINSWLDKLGIEAQFKNGLRVTDAPTMDVVEMVLVGRVNKEIVALINQAGGLAVGLCGKDGNLITARPQGQEGIGFVGEVSNVNIKILETLASNGYIPVVSSVAADESGQAYNINADTVAGEIAAALGAEKLILLTDTRGILKDYKDPSTLIPKVDIREARELILSGVVSGGMIPKVNCCVRSLAQGVRAAHIIDGRIPHALLLEIFTDVGIGTMILGSQFG, from the coding sequence ATGATGGTCAACGATTCTGAGTACATCAGGCAAACTGAAGCGACGCGGGTGCGTGTGCTAAGTGAAGCACTACCTTATATTCAACAATTCGCCGGTCGTACCGTTGTTGTTAAATATGGTGGTGCTGCCATGAAAGATAGCACCCTCAAAGACCAAGTTATCCGTGATATTGTGTTTTTATCCTGTGTGGGCTTGCGGCCAATTTTAGTCCACGGTGGTGGCCCGGAAATTAACAGTTGGTTAGATAAACTAGGCATCGAAGCACAATTTAAGAATGGCCTACGTGTCACAGATGCCCCCACAATGGATGTTGTGGAAATGGTGCTGGTAGGTCGAGTTAATAAAGAGATTGTGGCTTTAATTAACCAAGCTGGTGGTTTGGCTGTGGGGCTGTGTGGTAAAGATGGTAACTTAATTACTGCCCGTCCTCAAGGTCAAGAGGGTATTGGCTTTGTTGGTGAAGTCAGTAACGTTAATATCAAAATTTTAGAAACTCTTGCTAGTAATGGTTATATTCCCGTAGTTTCTAGCGTAGCGGCAGATGAATCGGGACAAGCATATAACATTAATGCTGATACGGTAGCAGGGGAAATCGCCGCCGCTTTAGGTGCAGAAAAGTTAATTTTACTGACTGACACCAGAGGTATTTTAAAAGATTATAAAGACCCTTCAACCTTAATTCCTAAAGTAGACATTCGGGAAGCCCGTGAATTGATTCTCAGTGGTGTAGTCAGTGGTGGCATGATCCCCAAAGTTAATTGTTGTGTGCGATCGCTTGCTCAAGGAGTACGTGCAGCCCACATTATCGACGGGCGCATTCCCCACGCTTTATTACTCGAAATCTTCACCGATGTTGGGATTGGGACAATGATTCTCGGTTCGCAGTTTGGTTGA
- a CDS encoding thioredoxin domain-containing protein, giving the protein MTNRLAQAQSLYLRKHAENPIDWWPWCDEAFATARAEDKPIFLSIGYSSCHWCTVMEGEAFSDQALAEYMNANFLPIKVDREERPDIDSIYMQALQMMSGQGGWPLNVFLTPEDLVPFYAGTYFPLEPRYNRPGFLQVLQALRRYYDTEKEELRQRKAVILESLLTSAVLQGDATQEAEAQELLGRGWETSTGIITPNQYGNSFPMIPYAELALRGTRFNFPSRYDAQQVCTQRGLDLALGGIYDHVAGGFHRYTVDPTWTVPHFEKMLYDNGQIVEFLANLWSAGIQEPAFTRAVAGTIEWLQREMTAPEGYFYAAQDADSFTNPAETEPEEGAFYVWSYTELAELLSPTELAELQQQFTVTPNGNFEGKNVLQRRNPGQLSITLETALDKLFTARYGAAPDALETFPPARDNQEAKTSNWPGRIPSVTDTKMIVAWNSLMISGLARAAAVFQEPIYGDIAARAAKFILQHQLVNGRFHRLNYQGQPTVLAQSEDYAFFIKALLDLQACSPEQRFWLENAIALQTEFNEFLWSVELGGYFNTASDASQELIVRERSYADNATPSANGVAIANLVRLTLLTDDLHYLDLAEQGLKAFNSVMQQAPQACPSLFTALDWYRNCTLIRSTTEQINVLIPKYLPNVVLNVVSNLPTDSVGLVCQGLKCLPSVASLEQLLQQVQQSQNRGIAV; this is encoded by the coding sequence ATGACTAATCGCCTTGCCCAAGCCCAAAGTCTCTATCTCCGCAAACACGCCGAAAACCCGATTGATTGGTGGCCTTGGTGTGATGAAGCTTTTGCAACTGCAAGGGCAGAGGATAAACCGATTTTTCTCTCCATTGGTTACTCCAGTTGCCACTGGTGTACTGTCATGGAAGGTGAAGCTTTTTCTGACCAAGCTTTAGCTGAATATATGAATGCTAATTTCTTGCCTATCAAGGTAGACAGGGAAGAAAGACCAGATATTGATAGCATTTATATGCAGGCTTTGCAGATGATGAGTGGTCAAGGAGGCTGGCCTTTAAATGTCTTTCTGACACCAGAAGATTTAGTCCCGTTCTATGCTGGGACTTACTTTCCCTTAGAACCACGTTACAACCGTCCTGGTTTTTTGCAAGTGCTGCAAGCGTTGCGCCGCTACTACGATACAGAAAAAGAGGAGTTGCGCCAACGTAAGGCTGTGATTTTGGAATCACTTCTCACCTCTGCGGTGTTACAAGGTGACGCTACCCAAGAAGCTGAAGCACAGGAATTGCTAGGGCGGGGGTGGGAAACTAGCACGGGGATCATTACTCCTAATCAGTACGGTAATAGCTTTCCGATGATACCCTACGCAGAATTAGCACTGCGGGGAACTAGGTTTAATTTTCCATCTCGCTATGATGCCCAGCAAGTTTGCACCCAGCGCGGACTAGATTTAGCACTGGGAGGCATTTACGACCATGTAGCCGGGGGGTTTCATCGCTACACAGTTGACCCCACCTGGACAGTACCTCACTTTGAAAAGATGCTCTATGACAATGGTCAGATTGTCGAGTTTCTAGCTAATTTGTGGAGTGCAGGCATACAAGAACCGGCATTTACTAGGGCGGTGGCTGGTACTATCGAGTGGCTACAACGAGAAATGACTGCACCAGAAGGTTATTTCTATGCGGCTCAAGATGCTGATAGTTTTACCAATCCTGCCGAAACTGAGCCGGAGGAAGGAGCTTTTTACGTTTGGAGTTACACTGAGCTAGCAGAACTATTATCACCAACAGAATTAGCGGAATTACAACAACAATTTACTGTTACTCCTAACGGTAACTTTGAAGGTAAGAATGTCTTGCAAAGACGTAATCCAGGACAGTTAAGTATCACCCTGGAAACCGCCTTGGATAAATTATTTACTGCTCGTTATGGTGCTGCACCGGATGCACTAGAAACTTTTCCCCCAGCCCGTGACAATCAGGAAGCAAAAACTAGCAATTGGCCGGGACGCATTCCTTCAGTCACAGATACAAAGATGATTGTAGCTTGGAACAGCTTGATGATTTCTGGGTTAGCCAGGGCTGCGGCAGTGTTCCAAGAACCTATTTATGGAGATATTGCAGCACGGGCAGCAAAATTTATTTTACAGCATCAGTTAGTTAATGGGCGGTTTCATCGGCTGAATTATCAAGGTCAGCCCACTGTTTTAGCTCAGTCTGAAGATTATGCTTTCTTTATTAAGGCTTTGCTGGATTTGCAAGCCTGTTCTCCTGAGCAGAGGTTTTGGTTAGAAAATGCGATCGCTCTCCAAACGGAATTTAATGAATTTCTCTGGAGTGTAGAATTAGGTGGCTACTTCAATACAGCTAGTGATGCTAGTCAAGAGTTAATTGTGCGGGAACGCAGTTATGCTGATAATGCTACACCATCTGCTAACGGTGTGGCGATCGCTAACTTAGTCCGTCTCACATTGCTTACTGATGACCTCCATTATCTAGATTTAGCCGAGCAAGGCTTAAAGGCTTTTAACAGTGTCATGCAACAAGCACCCCAAGCTTGTCCAAGTTTGTTTACAGCTTTAGATTGGTATCGTAACTGCACCTTGATTCGTAGCACCACTGAGCAAATCAATGTCTTGATCCCCAAATACTTACCAAATGTGGTCTTGAATGTGGTATCTAATTTACCCACAGATAGCGTTGGTTTAGTTTGCCAAGGTTTGAAATGTCTCCCCTCAGTCGCCAGTTTAGAGCAGTTGTTACAGCAAGTGCAGCAGAGCCAAAATAGGGGTATAGCAGTGTAA
- a CDS encoding shikimate kinase, translating to MSSLLQGVNLYLIGMMGAGKTTVGQLLAKQLGYGFIDTDNVIAQSAKKSINQIFAEEGEATFRQLESDVLGQVCAYTKLTVATGGGIVLRRENWSYLHHGLIVWLDVPVELLYNRLAEDTTRPLLQDVDPKGKLRSLLEQRTPLYAQADLRIPVIEGETPEQIAEKVMAAIPSVLKKAIGNRQ from the coding sequence GTGAGTAGTTTGTTACAAGGAGTCAACCTATATCTAATTGGGATGATGGGGGCTGGTAAAACCACAGTCGGGCAATTACTAGCAAAGCAATTAGGTTATGGGTTTATTGATACCGATAATGTCATTGCCCAGTCTGCGAAAAAATCTATTAACCAGATATTTGCTGAAGAAGGGGAAGCAACATTTCGCCAGTTGGAAAGTGATGTGTTAGGGCAAGTTTGCGCCTATACTAAGCTGACTGTCGCTACAGGTGGGGGTATTGTGTTACGGCGAGAAAACTGGAGTTACTTGCACCACGGTTTAATTGTGTGGCTAGATGTACCAGTGGAGTTACTCTATAACCGTTTAGCTGAGGATACCACAAGACCACTGCTACAAGATGTTGACCCCAAAGGCAAACTGCGATCGCTCCTTGAACAGCGCACACCTCTTTACGCCCAAGCAGATTTACGAATTCCAGTCATCGAGGGAGAAACACCAGAACAGATTGCGGAAAAAGTCATGGCGGCAATTCCTAGTGTTTTGAAAAAGGCAATAGGCAATAGGCAATAG
- a CDS encoding molybdenum cofactor guanylyltransferase, producing the protein MDITAIVLAGGQSSRMGEDKALMSLAGMPLLQKVCGIAAQCADTVYVVTPWTERYQHLDLPNCQFIRESPHPQGPLVGFAQGLTQVHTEWVLLLACDLPKLQPELLQEWIARLDSVDDDAIAALTHHSKGWEPLCGFYRRRCLPQLLEFINQGGRSFQQWLQNYPVYVLPLPAPEILFNCNTPEDFALLRD; encoded by the coding sequence ATGGACATAACTGCTATTGTCTTAGCTGGTGGTCAAAGTTCACGGATGGGTGAGGATAAAGCTTTGATGTCTCTTGCAGGTATGCCACTGTTGCAAAAGGTGTGTGGTATTGCCGCCCAGTGTGCTGATACTGTTTATGTGGTGACTCCTTGGACAGAACGCTATCAACACCTAGATTTACCCAACTGTCAATTTATTAGAGAATCCCCCCATCCCCAAGGACCTTTAGTCGGCTTTGCTCAAGGTTTAACGCAAGTACATACTGAGTGGGTTTTGCTGCTGGCTTGTGATTTGCCGAAGTTACAACCAGAGTTATTACAAGAGTGGATAGCCAGACTTGATAGTGTAGATGATGATGCGATCGCAGCTTTAACTCATCACTCTAAAGGCTGGGAACCCTTGTGCGGTTTTTATCGCCGTCGCTGTTTACCGCAACTACTAGAGTTTATCAATCAAGGCGGGCGATCGTTTCAGCAGTGGCTGCAAAATTATCCTGTATACGTTTTACCCTTACCAGCACCGGAAATACTTTTTAACTGCAATACACCAGAGGATTTTGCTTTGCTCAGAGATTGA
- a CDS encoding ABC transporter substrate-binding protein, translating into MLRSWISSALAIILSIIITACATTTTQQSSSQITNNSEISNTNPQQLPTVKAKRVVTLSSLATDIIYQLDQTKLVGISGSALFKNDPRFQNIPRVSEGQTPPNLEKIVALKPDLVIGAAGFSNQVVQRLQQLGIATLLTQVNNWESLENLTKQLAQLIDANPQSLLDRYTSFLPEQVTQSPSTLVLVSVQPILAPNKNSWAGDLLDKFKVKNLAAQLQNKSPIAGYVTLSAEKVIEANPEVIIVVSPPQGASPTEVLNTFKKAAFWQKLQATKNNRVYVFNYYGLVNPGSIDAIEKACQQLHQSLLK; encoded by the coding sequence ATGCTTCGTTCTTGGATATCATCTGCCTTAGCAATTATATTAAGTATAATTATCACTGCTTGTGCAACTACAACTACTCAACAGTCATCATCACAAATTACAAATAATTCTGAAATATCTAACACAAATCCCCAGCAATTACCCACAGTAAAGGCTAAAAGAGTTGTAACCCTTTCATCTTTGGCTACTGATATCATCTATCAACTTGATCAAACTAAGCTTGTAGGTATTAGTGGTAGCGCATTATTTAAAAATGATCCACGTTTCCAAAATATTCCTCGTGTCAGTGAGGGACAAACTCCTCCAAATTTAGAAAAAATTGTGGCTCTCAAACCAGATTTAGTTATTGGTGCAGCAGGTTTTTCTAATCAAGTAGTTCAACGACTGCAACAATTAGGAATTGCTACTTTACTAACGCAGGTGAATAACTGGGAATCATTAGAAAACCTGACAAAACAATTAGCTCAATTAATTGATGCCAATCCTCAGTCTTTATTAGACCGATACACAAGTTTTTTACCTGAGCAAGTAACTCAAAGTCCTTCTACACTTGTATTGGTCAGTGTACAACCGATTTTAGCTCCGAATAAAAACAGTTGGGCTGGAGATTTACTGGATAAATTTAAAGTCAAAAATTTAGCAGCACAATTACAAAATAAAAGCCCAATTGCCGGTTATGTCACACTTTCAGCAGAGAAAGTGATAGAAGCAAATCCTGAAGTGATTATTGTGGTTAGTCCACCACAAGGTGCTTCTCCAACAGAAGTTTTAAATACTTTTAAAAAAGCAGCTTTTTGGCAAAAACTGCAAGCAACTAAAAATAATCGAGTTTATGTTTTTAATTATTACGGATTAGTGAATCCGGGTAGTATCGATGCTATTGAAAAAGCTTGCCAGCAGCTTCATCAAAGCTTATTGAAATAA
- a CDS encoding flavin prenyltransferase UbiX yields the protein MTDHSKPLILGVSGASGLIYAVRALKYLLAADYEIELVASKSTYMVWQAEQDTRMPSEPTAQEQFWREQAGVALAGKLRCHPWSDVGANIASGSFRTLGMIVIPCSMSTVAKIAAGLSSDLLERAADVQMKEGRKLVIVPRETPFSLIHLRNLTTLAEAGVRVVPAIPAWYHNPQTIEDLVDFVVARTLDQLEIDCIPIQRWQGSKNERGSRE from the coding sequence GTGACAGACCATAGCAAACCCCTAATTCTCGGCGTATCAGGAGCATCTGGTCTGATTTACGCCGTTCGCGCCCTAAAATACCTGTTAGCAGCAGACTATGAAATTGAATTAGTTGCCTCTAAATCAACTTACATGGTTTGGCAAGCCGAACAGGACACTCGGATGCCATCAGAACCAACCGCACAAGAGCAATTCTGGCGAGAGCAAGCCGGAGTTGCTCTTGCCGGTAAACTGCGCTGCCATCCTTGGAGTGATGTTGGAGCAAATATCGCCAGTGGTTCCTTTCGTACCTTGGGGATGATTGTTATCCCTTGCAGCATGAGTACAGTCGCCAAGATAGCCGCAGGTTTGAGTTCCGACTTATTAGAACGAGCAGCCGATGTTCAAATGAAAGAAGGACGTAAATTAGTTATCGTTCCCCGCGAAACCCCTTTTAGCCTGATTCACCTGCGTAACTTAACCACCTTGGCAGAAGCTGGAGTCAGGGTTGTGCCTGCCATTCCCGCTTGGTATCACAATCCTCAAACCATCGAGGACTTAGTTGATTTCGTAGTTGCCCGCACTTTAGATCAACTAGAGATTGATTGCATCCCCATTCAACGCTGGCAAGGAAGTAAAAATGAAAGAGGGAGTAGGGAGTAG
- a CDS encoding VOC family protein: MMNQQPVLKSITPLIPAGGDIEKSIAFYEQQLGFTTIYTEGNPIEIAIIRRDAAEIILQRNDDRNLAEWTTFRIQVENIEQLYQELLARGGEMIHPNGKLESKPWGMKEFTVLDVAGVGITFYEVDS, translated from the coding sequence ATGATGAATCAACAACCCGTACTCAAAAGCATCACCCCTCTTATTCCGGCTGGCGGTGATATAGAAAAATCTATTGCTTTTTATGAGCAACAATTAGGTTTTACAACTATATATACAGAAGGTAATCCCATTGAGATAGCAATCATCCGGCGTGATGCAGCAGAAATTATTCTGCAAAGAAATGATGACCGAAATCTAGCCGAATGGACAACCTTTCGTATTCAAGTTGAGAACATTGAGCAACTTTATCAGGAGTTGTTAGCACGGGGTGGAGAAATGATTCATCCCAACGGTAAGTTAGAAAGCAAGCCTTGGGGAATGAAAGAGTTTACTGTGCTGGATGTGGCTGGTGTGGGGATCACATTTTATGAGGTAGATAGTTAA
- a CDS encoding NB-ARC domain-containing protein — MTTFDSHQIEEFIEATKNWELEKLYIDLASTKGKALTPVEKKFLRGLLCGCSPAEIANIVYQSRSSSTVRVYLSNGLYKYIEEMLTTQAGYAIKVKNWSRVTYLLEKAGYKKDRLQLQPVNVNQEIHEAEATNLVKIAPNPVMDWGEAIDISSFQGRTTELTKIQQWILQEHCRLVVLLGMGGIGKTAFSVKLAQEIQEDFDYVIWRSLRLAPTLERILDQIITTIQPESDHPLSDTVEKKISQLIDCLRSARCLIVLDSFDTILISENRYAHNSNSGEENSAGTQLLAPIKYHQGYELYGELIKRIAESTHQSCLVINSREKIPDIAASQGEKLPVRSFKLTGLGKRESFSILQAKSLQNISEPELQVLLNWYTGNPLFLQIVATAIQELFSSNIAEFIAQGTVIFGDMRVILDQQFNRLSQLERNVMYWLAIHQDLVSVRKLQENTIPGLSPKFSQRLILEAVDLLQKRSLIEQKAGKFFQTPAWMEYTIERLMEENFKLSAEPENCLLMQTILTAHHKNHTQASRLKTEF; from the coding sequence ATGACAACATTTGATTCCCATCAAATAGAGGAATTTATAGAGGCCACAAAGAATTGGGAGTTAGAAAAGTTATACATAGATTTGGCATCAACTAAAGGGAAAGCTTTAACTCCTGTAGAAAAAAAATTCCTCAGAGGCTTACTTTGTGGCTGTAGTCCTGCCGAAATTGCCAATATCGTGTATCAAAGTCGTAGTAGCAGCACCGTCAGAGTTTATCTGTCGAACGGACTTTATAAATATATTGAAGAAATGCTGACTACTCAAGCAGGATATGCAATTAAAGTCAAGAATTGGAGTCGTGTAACTTATCTATTAGAAAAAGCAGGGTATAAAAAAGATAGGTTACAGTTACAACCAGTGAATGTTAATCAGGAAATTCACGAAGCAGAAGCAACTAACTTAGTAAAAATTGCACCAAACCCTGTGATGGATTGGGGTGAAGCAATTGATATTAGCAGTTTCCAAGGACGGACAACAGAACTAACAAAAATTCAACAATGGATTTTACAAGAACACTGTCGGCTAGTTGTACTCTTGGGCATGGGTGGGATTGGAAAAACAGCTTTTTCCGTGAAGTTAGCTCAAGAGATACAAGAAGATTTTGACTATGTTATTTGGCGATCGCTACGTCTTGCACCTACCCTAGAGAGGATATTAGATCAAATCATTACAACTATTCAGCCAGAATCAGATCATCCTTTATCAGACACTGTAGAAAAAAAAATCTCCCAATTGATAGATTGTTTACGCTCTGCACGTTGTTTAATTGTTTTAGATAGTTTTGATACGATTTTAATTAGTGAAAATAGATACGCACATAACAGTAATTCTGGCGAAGAAAATTCTGCTGGTACTCAGCTTTTAGCGCCAATTAAATATCATCAAGGATATGAGTTATACGGAGAATTAATTAAACGCATAGCAGAATCTACACATCAAAGCTGTTTAGTAATCAATAGTCGGGAAAAAATTCCAGATATAGCTGCTTCACAAGGGGAGAAATTACCTGTTCGCTCATTCAAACTCACAGGACTAGGTAAACGAGAAAGTTTCTCTATTCTCCAAGCTAAAAGTTTACAGAATATTTCTGAGCCAGAATTACAAGTATTACTCAATTGGTATACAGGTAATCCGTTATTTTTGCAAATTGTAGCTACAGCTATTCAAGAATTATTTAGTAGTAATATTGCAGAATTTATTGCTCAAGGTACTGTAATTTTTGGGGATATGCGCGTCATTTTAGACCAACAGTTTAATCGCTTATCGCAGTTAGAAAGAAATGTGATGTATTGGCTGGCGATTCATCAAGATTTGGTTTCAGTACGCAAGTTACAAGAAAATACTATACCAGGATTATCGCCAAAATTCTCACAGAGATTAATTTTGGAAGCAGTAGATTTATTACAAAAACGTTCTCTGATTGAACAAAAAGCTGGGAAATTTTTTCAAACACCAGCATGGATGGAGTATACAATTGAGCGACTAATGGAGGAAAATTTTAAATTAAGTGCCGAACCAGAAAACTGCTTATTAATGCAGACTATTTTGACAGCACACCACAAAAACCACACACAAGCAAGTCGTCTGAAAACGGAGTTTTAA